Genomic segment of Desulfatirhabdium butyrativorans DSM 18734:
CAGGAAGACATTGATTTCATTCGTGCCAGAGCTGCTCTAGAAAGAGCGCTGTATCGGTTGAGGCTCGCCGATACACGACATTGATAGCTAGCCGTATTATCTTTAGAAATGTAGTTGCCACAGAAAGGCAAATCTGATGAAGGATTTGCCTTTCTGATTTTATAATAGAAGGATCTATAGCAGATGGCTTATGAAAATATGGCGGCAATTGTTTTGGCTGGGGGAAAAGGCAAGCGAATGCAATCATCGATGCCGAAGGTGTTGCACCCGATTTTAGCCAAGCCAATGATTTATTGGTTACTTGAAACGGTAAGTAAAATATTTTTAGAACGCATTATTGTTGTCGTCGGATATCAAAAGGATTTGGTTGAAAAGGAGATTTCAAAAGTCGCTAAGGTCTCGTTTGCTTTTCAGCCTGAGCAGCTTGGAACCGCCCATGCAGTTGATTGCGCGATTAAAGAGCTTGATAAGAAAGACTGGAATTCCGAACACGTGCTGATCCTGTACGGGGATACGCCAATGCTGCAGGAAAACACAATGGCACAACTCATTGAATATCATCTGGAATGTGACGCAGATATAAGTATACTTGTTGCAAAAATGGACAATCCATATGGGTATGGAAGGATTCTATACGATTTAAAGGGAAACATAGAACAGATTATAGAGGAAGCTGATTGTACGGAATATCAAAAAAATGTTGATATTGTTAATACCGGTATTTATATCATTAAAAGAAAATGCTTAGCAAATCTTCTTCTCGAGGTGACTCGGGATAATGTACAGCGTGAGTATTATCTTACCGATATTATTCATATCGGTAAGAGGAATGGCCTTGTCGTGAGAGCTTTTCAAGCCGATAATTCGCAACAGGTAATGGGAATAAATTCTAAAGAGGAACTGGAGAAAATTGAAAACATGATTAAAGGTGCTGCTCATAATTCGCTTGACATGGGATGTGACCACCGATTATAAAAGCACAAGGAGACATAAAGCCTTGGCAAATGAAATTCTGGCAAAACAATTTACAGAGATAGAGAAAAAGATCGAAAGGCTGCTCGAAAGAAACCGATCCTTGGATGTCGAGAACGGACAGTTAAAGGAACGGATTGATGCGCTCGAATTGGAACTTCAAAAAAGATCTGATTTGGAAAAGACCTTTGCAGAAGAAAAGAGCATCATTCGATCCAAGATTGAGAAGTTGCTGTCGAGGCTGGATGATATTGAAGAACCTGCATAGGATAGAGCATTGAACCAACCCGTGGTTCATTCAGAAGAATCTGTGTTTACGGTTGAGTTGTTTGGTCAGACATTCCGTTTTAAATATGCTGCTGGAGATGTCAATCCAAACGAAGTTGTAGAAATCCTGTATCGCGAAACGAAGCGAATCGAAAATGAACAGAGAGGTTCTGCATCCTATTCAAATAAAATGGCTTTACTTGTAATGGCCGCTTTGAATGTGTGCTTAGAAAATGTAGAGCTGAAGAAGTCCAAGGAAGAGCTCATACGGGATTTTCTCGATCAATCTCAAAAAATAATTCAGATTCTTGATGCAAATATCGGATGACCTCTTCAGGTTCTTTTAAAAGATTGCCTCCCCTGCCGTGTTCGTGATTGGAAGAAAATCTTTGACCCAACAGTAACAAAACAGGATGATTTCCCTGGTTTTGGTGTGCAGGTTCTGCTCGTACAGAAAAGCCTAAAAAAATCAAAAATCGTCCACCTTCCACGTATGGTTCAAAGGCCTTACAGCAACGGCACAAAGGTGGGGGAGGCAATAACAATATCCGATAGCCTTTTCATGAGGTGGTTGACAGAATGGTTGGGATCATAGAATCTGGGCCTTATCTTGGAATGAGAAAAACATCTCAGGGGAAGATCGTTAACTGAAACGGTTTATCAGGGTAAATAAATATGGATCTATACGTCCGTGCTTCATATTTAAGCATTTTTCCCCAGAGTTGATTTACATGAAACAATGTGGAAGAATAGCTGAATAGCTCCGATCTGAAAGATCGTCAAAATATTCTGCATCCGTTTCTCATCACGTTATCATTCTTGGAATACCGACCAGATCATAGATCACCAGCAAACTATGAAGAGGCCAGCCATCGGTAGTAACCCCTTTTGTATGAAGTATTCCAAATCTCTGCATCAAATTGTATCCTGCCAAGGTCCTTGTCTCGCTCAAATCTGATTTATACCCTGTCCTGATAAACGGTCAGTCTATCGATCGGCTTTCAGTGCTTAGAACGATTAAAAGCATGGTTGAGGTCGAAAAACTTTGATCTGTGTGGTATGAATATCGGGCAAAGAATTTATCTTAGGACTGTTTGAAGTTAGTAAGAATTGGAATTACTCTAGATCATTCTGTTTTATGAGGCCATAAAGCAGAAATGAACGATTCTTCCCGGTTAAAATAAGGAGCTAATCATGTCCATTGACAATATCTTATGGATTATTTTTGGAATTGGAGTTGGCTTTGGGCTTGCTGCCTGGCTCAAAATCCGAAGTGTTTCTCAAAAG
This window contains:
- a CDS encoding sugar phosphate nucleotidyltransferase, producing MAYENMAAIVLAGGKGKRMQSSMPKVLHPILAKPMIYWLLETVSKIFLERIIVVVGYQKDLVEKEISKVAKVSFAFQPEQLGTAHAVDCAIKELDKKDWNSEHVLILYGDTPMLQENTMAQLIEYHLECDADISILVAKMDNPYGYGRILYDLKGNIEQIIEEADCTEYQKNVDIVNTGIYIIKRKCLANLLLEVTRDNVQREYYLTDIIHIGKRNGLVVRAFQADNSQQVMGINSKEELEKIENMIKGAAHNSLDMGCDHRL
- a CDS encoding cell division protein ZapA, with the translated sequence MNQPVVHSEESVFTVELFGQTFRFKYAAGDVNPNEVVEILYRETKRIENEQRGSASYSNKMALLVMAALNVCLENVELKKSKEELIRDFLDQSQKIIQILDANIG